From Halorientalis litorea:
AACATCGAGGGATACGCGATGTTGAAAGTCCGTCCCAGTGCGGACGGCGACGAACTCGAGCGCTACTACGGGTTCGACATGGCACTCGACCACGCGGCCGAACTGCTCGGCGTGTCACCCCACGACCTGCCGGTTCCGGAACCCGCGACCGACATGGGGATGTGACGGCACCGTCAACTGCCGGTCGGTTTACAGAATCGCGCCTTCGAGCCGCGAACCACCTGTCAACGGCGACGAGTGTGCATCCGTAACATCCCATCGGCAGGCATAAATGCGGCAAACCTCGTAACGGGTGTGATGTCAAACCCACGCGTGGCCGGAGTTGGCCTAACCCACTTCGGGAAACACCCCGAGCGGACGGGACGGGACATGTTTGCCGAGGCT
This genomic window contains:
- a CDS encoding DUF7111 family protein, which gives rise to MTDAEATATADGVTGTYRETDTERLLTFERDGMTAAIAQNIEGYAMLKVRPSADGDELERYYGFDMALDHAAELLGVSPHDLPVPEPATDMGM